The following are from one region of the Quercus robur chromosome 1, dhQueRobu3.1, whole genome shotgun sequence genome:
- the LOC126701685 gene encoding putative disease resistance protein At4g10780, whose product MKNRKAEFNNGHAMLNNLENACLLEGGSKDFRTTDILEKRRFVKMHDLIRDMALRIADAKFLVSDYVPNEEEWGNDVEKVSLMCKRGSKFPNVSPKCPKLSTLLLRGYVNIIPDSFFVHLHGLRVLHVDCLEFESLPNSVSDLKHLTSLRLINSFHIRRVPSLAKLTALRSLDLSGGSLEEIPHGLEMLVNLRYLNVDSYNMNHKMMPPGILPKLCQLQVLKLPFSGLEVNGERRCLEILLLYELNNLKGLFREEKVAPAPVVPLGTFSRLKQFSICDCPNIKKLFTPGSSMQNLEQIKVYGCEQLEGIIGGAEASDDEVEEEEAEKIVEIFPQLRKLTLQYLLELKTICSCSNVILCDSLDFIMIEDCPKLNRLPLSLHLIDGELSSPPPSLQIYIEKERWELLEWDNHDMKMVLEPLCQFI is encoded by the exons ATGAAGAATAGGAAAGCAGAGTTTAATAATGGTCATGCTATGTTGAATAATCTTGAAAATGCCTGCTTATTAGAAGGTGGGTCTAAAGATTTTAGAACCACtgatattttagaaaaaagGCGTTTTGTGAAGATGCATGATCTAATAAGAGACATGGCCCTCCGGATTGCAGATGCTAAGTTCCTGGTATCAGACTATGTTCCAAATGAAGAAGAATGGGGGAATGATGTTGAAAAGGTTTCTTTGATGTGCAAACGTGGTTCAAAATTTCCTAATGTGTCACCAAAATGTCCTAAGCTGTCGACCTTGCTTCTACGAGGATATGTAAACATCATCCCAGATTCATTTTTTGTGCACTTGCATGGACTCAGAGTTCTTCATGTAGATTGTCTTGAGTTTGAATCTTTACCAAATTCAGTCTCTGACTTGAAGCATCTTACTTCATTAAGGCTTATTAATAGTTTTCATATTAGGCGTGTGCCTTCATTAGCAAAGCTTACAGCATTAAGGAGTTTGGATCTTTCGGGAGGATCACTGGAAGAAATACCTCATGGTTTGGAAATGTTGGTCAATTTGAGATACCTTAATGTTGATAGTTATAACATGAACCATAAAATGATGCCACCAGGGATTTTACCCAAACTCTGTCAACTCCAAGTCCTCAAATTGCCTTTTTCTGGTTTAGAAGTTAATGGAGAGAGGAGATG CCTTGAGATTCTACTTCTCTACGAATTGAATAATTTAAAGGGACTGTTTAGAGAAGAGAAAGTCGCACCAGCACCGGTCGTCCCCCTCGGCACCTTTTCCCGCctcaaacaattttcaatatgTGATTGTCCGAATATAAAGAAGCTCTTCACGCCTGGATCGTCGATGCAAAACCTGGAACAGATTAAGGTCTATGGCTGTGAACAATTAGAGGGAATAATAGGTGGGGCTGAAGCATCTGATGAtgaagttgaagaagaagaagcagaaaaaATTGTGGAAATATTCCCCCAATTGAGGAAATTGACATTACAGTATTTACTGGAGCTGAAGACCATATGCAGTTGCAGTAATGTAATACTTTGTGATTCTCTCGATTTTATTATGATAGAGGATTGTCCGAAGCTTAATAGATTACCTCTTTCTCTGCACCTTATTGATGGAGAACTatcttctcctcctccttcatTACAAATCTATATAGAGAAAGAAAGGTGGGAATTGCTGGAATGGGACAATCATGATATGAAGATGGTCCTTGAACCTCTCTGTCAGTTCATTTAA
- the LOC126731573 gene encoding probable disease resistance protein At5g43730, protein MEILEEKWEALECRKEAIESQMNAQPGKSPKIEVKNWLQKVEKMKSEIENIKQEADKRMCFSRMKLGKLACEKRQKVEELRQGGDFSDGLVVDPPVTVSHGEKLSTTTLVGESTAKRTKEKIWQHLLDEDSRKIGVYGMGGIGKTTIMKQINNDLLEEKKFDNVIWVTVSKPFNVIKLQQDIACKLNLDLSKFTDETTRASKLNNALEDKKRYVLILDDMWEAFRLEEIGIPEPTPSNGCKLVLTTRNIDVCRKMDFKNIKMELLSGDESRNLFFDTVGSNVLNVQDIKPIVEEVVKESACLPLAIITIAGSLKDVVDASEWEDALYKLRSTKKSP, encoded by the coding sequence ATGGAAATTCTCGAGGAAAAATGGGAAGCATTAGAATGTCGAAAGGAGGCCATAGAATCACAAATGAATGCACAACCAGGAAAGAGCCCAAAAATAGAAGTTAAAAATTGGCTCCAAAAGGTAGAAAAAATGAAATCGGAGATAGAAAACATTAAACAAGAAGCTGACAAAAGGATGTGTTTCTCACGTATGAAACTAGGAAAACTTGCATGTGAGAAGAGACAAAAGGTTGAAGAACTTCGTCAAGGAGGTGATTTCAGTGATGGTTTGGTAGTTGATCCACCTGTAACTGTAAGCCATGGAGAAAAATTGTCAACTACAACATTAGTGGGAGAATCTACAGCCaaaagaacaaaggaaaagaTTTGGCAACACTTACTAGATGAAGATTCTAGAAAGATTGGTGTTTATGGCATGGGAGGCATTGGAAAAACAACGATCATGaaacaaattaataatgatCTATTAGAAGAGAAAAAGTTCGATAACGTAATTTGGGTGACTGTATCAAAGCCATTTAATGTTATCAAGCTTCAACAGGATATTGCATGCAAGTTGAATCTAGATCTCTCAAAGTTTACGGATGAAACTACAAGGGCAAGCAAGCTAAACAATGCATTGGAAGATAAGAAAAGGTATGTGCTAATTCTAGATGATATGTGGGAAGCATTTCGTCTTGAGGAAATAGGGATTCCAGAGCCTACTCCATCAAACGGATGCAAATTAGTATTGACAACTCGAAATATTGATGTTTGTAGAAAAATGGATTTTAAGAACATTAAGATGGAGCTTCTTTCAGGAGATGAGTCAAGGAATTTGTTTTTTGATACAGTGGGGAGTAATGTTTTGAATGTTCAAGATATAAAACCAATTGTGGAGgaagttgttaaagaaagtgctTGCTTGCCTCTTGCAATCATCACGATAGCGGGAAGTTTAAAAGATGTAGTTGATGCTTCAGAGTGGGAGGACGCATTGTATAAGTTGAggtcaacaaaaaaaagtccATGA